TCTTACAACAGTAAGTTTTCTAGTAATGGTCTGATTGTTATAAGTCAGTGAAAGGGCATATAAACCAGGGTTGAGCAGGTGTTTTAATTTCAAATCTGTCGTTTGTGTTAACGTATAAGTGTAGACAAGATTTCCTAAAGCATCAGTAATTTTAACAAAAATGGGTTCTTCGAATTGTCCAAGCAATGCCAATGTAAAGTTACCTTGAGATGGATTGGGATAAATGAGTACTTTCCGGTTATTGCTAAATTCAGCTACTGATGCAAAGCTTACATCAATTGGTTTAACAATGGTATCTTCACAGAATTTATTGGATGCAATAAGCATGACATTATATGTTCCTTCATTGCTGTA
This genomic interval from Bacteroidales bacterium contains the following:
- a CDS encoding T9SS type A sorting domain-containing protein, with the translated sequence LQQTGKWTYRAVIQNGVCPIAYAIPDSIAVIALPVANFDADVYGSTVYFTNLSQNASTYQWFFGDGTSSTETNPMHNYSNEGTYNVMLIASNKFCEDTIVKPIDVSFASVAEFSNNRKVLIYPNPSQGNFTLALLGQFEEPIFVKITDALGNLVYTYTLTQTTDLKLKHLLNPGLYALSLTYNNQTITRKLTVVR